TACTCTGCAGCAGAAATCAAATTGtggttttaatttttctgTCAAAAAACCGACATTATCGTATTCATAAACTAGGCACAGTAGCTTCACCCATGTGGTCAAGCagaattgataaaataataTATCACCACTCTTTGCTATATCTTCCTCCGAAACCAAATAAAACGAATCAGAAAACGTGGGAATCACATGGAGCACTTCACAAATTAAGTCCATCTCTCTGGCTCTTATAACAGTATCGTCTTTCATTTGATTTAGTATCTCAGCAATTTGAGGATCATTTAGAAACTTTTGTCTGATTTCATCACTTTTCAAAGTTAGTGCAACAATTGCCTTTTGAACGGCATCAACCGTAGCAATATCAAGGTTCGGCTCAGCAAATGTTTTGAATAGTTGCAAAAACAATGGGCCATAGACAATTTTAGATGGTTCTGCTTTCTGAATAACTTTTGCCAAAACACATTTTAGATAATCCTTTCCTTGGAATGCTCTTAACATCAGATCTTCATTAAATATTTCGGCTATTTGACTGAAAGTATAATATGGGAGTACAATATCCAAAATCCTCGTTGCATATCTCTTTGTCTCAGACGTTGTCTGATCGGAGTTTATTATCCTTAGTATTGCAGGAGCTAATTTCTGCAGAAGAGACGGGTCTTGAgttatttgtttttcatatCTAAGTTTATCTTCTAAATCTTCAATCAACCGATAATTTGGTTCCAAATATGGGTCCATAAACAATTCATCTAAGTGATTATCAAAGGTTTGGATAATGGGATCTGAGATTGTCATTTGTCAGTACTACTTGTTCTCCTTCAGGTGTGTTGATAACTAATACCTTAAGTAATAGGAATGAGAAGTGAATTCGAGTGGCGAGTAAAAGATAGTCAGGGtgaaaatatatataaagGAATTATACTTGTTTTGTTggaaatatttttattaCTTGAAGCCATGGTTTTAAAACTAGTAAATGATATATATACAACAGCTATATAGGTCCAATAAGGAATTCAGAGATTCAAGATTGAACTCCCTATTTTCAGACTTTAGTGGATTGAAAGAGTCAAACCCAGAGGGATACATGGCAAATTTGAACGCCTGGAAACATTTTCTGTCAAGTGTGTTCAACCATGGTGAAATGCTATCATTCAATTAcacttttttgaaaaaaatgctaTTGTACAGGACTTCTAGACGTGACTATTTGCCAGAAGGCTTATATATAGTATTGAATGACATGATCAATAATGATAAAAGCTTAATTTTGGAATCAACTCTAAATATGCATAATGAAAGTCAACGTCCCGGAATTTTGTTAATGCTAAAAAATGCATTCTTTGGTACCAACATAATCGATGTAAGGAACAAGCAAACTTCCGTCGAAACGTTGCTATCGGTAGAAGTGCTTGAGAATAAATGTAAGGTAATAAAGGAGAAGCTCTTTCCAATTCTTGATTCAGATGCTTTGAACCTTGACCATTTGCGGAGTATTTTGACTGAATCAAACATAGATATCAGCAAACATGATTTACTGTTGTGCCTTCAGTATTTGCAAAGAGACTTTGATAAACTAGAAATTTCTAATGACATTGTCgtaatgaaaaatggtgATGCAAGACGTGAAGATGAAAGTGGAGAAGTAGTGTATGAAGACTTGAAGCACATCTCAGATCTCAGTTACACAATATACAAGCTCCAAAAGTATggtaatgaaaaaatacaggAAGTTTCTGATATTgacaagaaattgaaaaagtcatTACATGAGAAAAATCTCATAGTGGCAAAGACTCAACTAAAGCTAAAGAAATTACACGAGatacaaataaataaaacCCTTAATAGTCTTGAAAATTTACATACTTTAAAAATCAAGGTTGAGGATGCACAGAACAATCTACTTATCTCGAAAGTTTGGAAGGAAAACACCAACGTGATGAAGTTGCTGAACCAGAAGGCAGAAGTATCAgatgaaacatttgatgaattgtACCGAGAAATCCAACAAACAGATCATATATCCAACAAATTAGGCATAAAATTCGCTGATCCAGAAGATGAAGCAATTGATAAAGAGTTAGCTGAACTAGAGTCCCAAGTGATCAGTGACAATAAAAGAGgtgaagaacaagaaatcGAGGAGATCCAGAAGAAACTTGACAGCCTTAAATTACCGACCAGTAAACCACTAGGCGAAAAAGGAACCCAGACCGCAAACCAAAAGCAACAAGAAGTAAACGAAGGAGGTAAAAaggaagatattgaaaccaacaaagaaGCAGTACTAAATTAGATATCCATATCTATAAATCTGAATGTTACTGTATTACAATTGTACCATAAGTTGGTGGAATAAATTGCCTAAACTTAATTCCAGCTTCTCTGAACACCTTCTCACTAAATTCATCCATACTATAACTCTGGGAGTAAACGACTTCAGTTATCCCTACTTGAACGATCTTAATGGTACATGTTAGACAAGGACAAGTATTGCAATACAGTattgaattttcttcaacccttcttcttccagCTTCAAGTAATGCGTTTTCTTCTGCATGAAGACACAGACAAGTGGACAATGCGACGCCTGAGCTACTACCACTCTCAGCTGGGTGGTTACAGCGATTACAACCTCCTTCGTTACAGTTTTTAGCACCCCTAGGAGTTCCATTATACCCGGTTGCAACGACTCTATTATCTTTGACAATGACACAACCGACACGCCGTTTCATGCAATTGGAACGCATTGCCGCAAGGTCAGCAAAGTGCATGAAATAAGAGTCCCAATGAGGACGCAGACGTTCTGGATTAGTCAAGTCTAGTTTTTGTAGATTATCATATAAAATTTGCGTATCCAAAGTGTTATTGATTAACTTTAACTTTGCCTTATCTTGGATTGAGCAGTATTTTGGATTTAGTTGCAATTTGTCAGACTCCTCACAGACCTTTTCTAAAGTCCAACTTGGATACTTATTCGAGACTCTCTtaaatttcaagtttatcGATGAATCAATTGTTATTAGCATGAAAAATGGCCTCTTCAAAAACATTTCTAAGTTGGACAATGCTCGTAAATTACAAATCAATAAGTTTTCCCTCCAGTTAGCGGTAACATAATTAAGCAAAGATTCAGGATCCTGAAATCTCTTAAATATAGTCAAATCATGCACCTGTATACTCTCATCATCACAACTAACGATTGATTCAAGATAAAGAAGCTTGAACTTCAGTTTTTGTGTGAATATACGGACAACATCTTCACCACCACTACCAAATGTACCTTCAAGACCAATTAACATTCGAATGGGAAAGCTATACCGTCTCTTTTCAATAGGGCCAAAGAAGTTATGCTGCAAGTTATGcttcaatatattgaaatgaagaaaagtTACCTTCAGCAAATAAGctacttgaaaaaaaagacctTTGAACAAAACTGGATAAGAGGCTTTAGTTAGCGCATGGTCAAgtaaaaaatatattttacCAACTATTTTCCCCAGCACATGTTACCTAAGATATTTTCTGTGCGAGttaaatgatgaaattctAGATTCTCTACATATCAACACTTTGTTTACATTCGTGTTGTTTCATAACTTATTTTCATGCATCTATCATTAACAGATGGAAGATCTAGCAATAACTCGAGAGAGTGCAAATATTGGAAACAAGCAGATTCAACAGTCTAAAGATGGCCAATTGTGTATTCAGGTGAAAAATGGATTGGTAATACTAAACCCAAAGGATAACCAACCCACTAAACCAAAATCACTTTCTGACATTTTTAATGTGACCAAATGTAAcaagacattgaaaatgagagaaAATTTTCTGAAGGATGTAGTGCATGAAGGGTTTGCTGAAATCTCACAAGGGAAAACACAACTGAATCCCTTGGACAACATCAATGTCAATCAAATTTCCATATCAGACAGCGGAGTTAGCCATAACTTGGAATGCGTTTATGCTATGGTTAACGATACCTATAATTGCTTGTTGTTTGAATTCAAAAGGAATGGTGGAGTCCAACAGATCTGTTTGATAAACGAGGAGATAGCCGGATTTGAAGGTATAGATTCTAGTAAAATTTTAAGTGAGGAAGAAATAAGAAGGTTAAGGATCAACCATTTCCAATGGTTTAAAGGAATACGTTTCTCATTGAGAAAAGACCCCGTGTGGCCCTTGGTTGGTAGCAGttgcttcttttgttttagCGAGAGCGAGGAACAATGGGTTTACAGGTTCAACTGTATCACCAGTGCTATCGAGCGAGTGTGCCCATTTAAGATTGATTTGGATGTTTCTAAGAAAGAGTGCGTTTTGTATTGTGAACTCTCTGATTGGAGGAAGtcagaaaaagaaggatttgACCTATACTTTGACTTTATTATGATGACATCGTTGAACAATAttataagaaaaaagtgtTATTTGAGTAGCGAAGATGGATCGATCTATGTATCAGAGCTAGAAGATAcgcttgaatttgaaaatatgaTTGTGAACTATAAATTATTATCTAGTCAGGATGGTGGGTTATTTATGGCTGTGCTTTTCCGAAACAGTTTAGAGTTTTACAAATTTGACTCTGAAGATAATGAGGTTGTCGTTTTGCTGGAAAACCTTGCCATAATCGACAACATGATAAACTTCTCCGATGAGGATGGTGTAGAAACGTTGATCCTTACCAATGGACTAGGGGAGATGATCTATGTAAGGTTCAGTTTggataaattcaaatgtgTGCATCAAGAAAAGTTGAATTACTTTAATGAGATCAACCTTACATCAGCAACGGAGAATGTACCcttttttagaaaaattaATGAAATCACAAAGAAGGGAAGCTATACTATTGCATCGATGGAAATGGACCCAACAGGGAAGTTTATCTACATGATGTATGATTTAGTTGATTTGCAGACtaattttgagttttcgATTCCTCCATCACGCAAAGACCGTCTATTGTTTACCATCATAAAGTCAAAGGAAAGAGTGGAAATAGATTTTCAGAAAAGCGACGAATTTAATAGTATAGtttcttctcctctttACTGGAGGCTCTTAACAATATTTACAAATTGTGAAACTACCCCAGGAGCTGAAGACTGCATGGAATTAGATTCTGTTGAGATGGAACTAGGAAGCCAGTTAGCTGACTCCGGCTATTCACTTGTGGATACGCTAATTttaaatcaaacaattgacaaaaaaagagttGAGTTTGGATGTGTTGGTGATGTTTCTAGTCCAGCGTTTGggaaacataaaaaaacGATTCAAGAGGTCATCGCAAGATATGTTATTTCCAAGGTTGAAGCAAATGCGTTAATGAtcgatgatgatgaagatatgTTTATGTACATGCAATGTTGTGCATTTATGGGTGAGAAACCCAAGAGCACAAGGGTTTGCAAGATGAATGTTTCCGGGACAAAGCTTGTAGAATCATTTGATGACACCACTGTTGCTGACAATGGTGATATTGTATCCCTAGAGGGGCATCAATGGAAAGTCTGTGATTTTACCATGCTACCCATTCTTGCTCCCACTAAAAGGGAGTGTTCTCAATGTGGGTGTGTTTCCTTGAGAGAGAGGAGGAAACTCGCCGAGAAGTCACCACGTTGGTGCGTTTTGAGTGTAGGTCGCCAGTGTCTCTTTTGTGGGGGAAGGTTCCTCTAGAAAGTATATCTTATATCATCCAATTCTGTAGAATCTGCACAATAGGACTTCCGAATAATACCGGTTTATTACAGCCACCCTTGTAGCGGAGATGGTGCATTCTGCACCACCGTATGGCACTGCAACATGCTCTTAACAAGGACAGGAGAAAATGGTACGAGAGCTGACCTTTTCAAAGGTACAATTAGCTTTAAGTACTACTGAGTGTGAACTATACTATGTGTGTAAACCATATCAAAACCATACAAATTCATAAAATGTTTTGAGCAAAAATATCCAGatcaaattttgaatggaAGGGTATGTTATAATAGAGCAATGCTATAAACGATAGTTCTCACTATTTGGAATGAAAAAGTAAATATCATAGTTGAAAGACAGAGGAAGTGCaactttctctttgttcGTAGACGCGGATTGACCGTGTCTAGGGTGGTACTGAACGGGGAAAAGGTTAAAGTAATGGATGCCAGACTTGGATGCAACTTCATGTTCATCGCTGAGCGTACTTTCCATTTAAAGAACAGCAGTTGTAGCTTTACATCAACGCACTAGAGAAGACGGTCCTCTGCAAATGGAATACAAATATAGCATGGTAGCTGAGTATTTTAATGGGGACCTTCATATAGACTACGAAGTGATTTAGAGGGAACACAAAAGAAGCCAAATATAAAGAAGGGATGAACACAGATTATCCCTATCATATGGTTAAACAACGAGTGAGATAGGGTTGTGTTCCACCGTCCAAGCATCAAACCATAAAGCCTGTTGTGAAAAACCAAATTGACAgagtttctcttttttcacGTGCATACACTTTTGCAAATAAATTTGCTAATTGGcaaatttcagttttcagCATTCCCAGTTTCGTTGAGCGCGAGATTTTCCACTGGCGAACGACAATCAGGAGTGACACAAAGTATGCTGCTGGGGGAGGTCTTGAGATGGCCAAAGTCAGGGTTTACGTTGGAATGGCTGACAGTTTGAAGGTACACGGCATACAGTCACAAGAGAGACTAGCACCCTTAACTGCAAATGGACAGCCTCCACAAcgacttcttctttgagAAGACTGACACTGAGCCGTTTTTGGACTTTATGGAGCACGGCGGCGATGGTGCAGATAAGAACAACGCTGTCAGTGTAGATGTGAACGCCAACAATCTAGCTCCAGAGGCCACAGTAGGTCATAAGAATAACATGAGTTTTGGAGAGGAGAGGCCACCGGTAAATGATATGCAAGGCAATGACGAAAGTTTCAATATGGGGGTcaatttgatgaatatgaatatgaaTATGGAAATGAACATGGTAGTGCCTTCGTCTCTGAATAACAATGCAAATATGAACAGTATATCTCCAGTGAATATGAGTGATCTAGGTATGTATTTGAATAGCGTGCATGACGTTTCTTTTGGGCTAGGCGATCAGAACGGGAATATGAAATCAGCCTCAAACGTTGATGGTGGCATTAACATTGAGAACACTCATGAATCGAACACAATGTCTATGAAGGACAtccatttttctcaaaattaTACGGATTCAAAGGGGGGACAGAAAGACAAAACTGGAAGCTTTGGTTTGGATTGCAATAACAACCCGAGTAATAACCAGAATAATAATGAAGCTAAAGAAAGTAATAATGGTATTACACCATTTGcttcaaaatcttctccgagaaaatcaattgataaaaGGAGATCCAGCATCGAGGATTCCACAAGCCAGCAAAAGAGAAGTAGGGCGTCGGGGGAAATGCTTGATTATTTGATGTCTGAATTTGCTAAACATCCAAATCCTTCCGCCCAAACACGTAAGGAAATTTCAGTCAAGACCGGAATGCCTGAACGTTCAGTCAGAATCTGGTTTCAGAATAGGAGGGCAAAGGCAAGAAAAATGGTTAAATTGAACCAAAAGGATCCTCAAAATAGCCAGTTGATTCAACACATGGGCCAAAATCTCAATTCAAATCTGGGGACCGAAACTCAAAATATTTCTAGTCGAAgctcattttcaaatatatccCCATTAGATGGGCCTCGAAATTATCCTGATAACCCGGGAAGCAATCCGATTAACAGCTACGACCATCATAAtaattctgaaaaaaataatgactACAATAATCAACAGCAAGATATGACATCCGCACTAAATAAAATGAACAACTTGCCATTAGAAATCAAGGGTAAATACTATCTGATTGAGTGTAAAGGGCTGTCTGTTGGTACCTGGCAAAGAATCAGGGCTGGCTATGTCAAGACCGATTCGTTAGACAGATTGAATAACCTTTCACCAAAGGTAATCAGTGAAATCATGAAATCAACTGACCTAATCGTTATTCTGTCAAAGAAAGATCAAGAATTGAACTATTTTTTCTCGGGATCTTTTAATAATGAACGGGTTTTATTTAGGATTTTTTATCCGGTGATGAgcattttgaaatgttcCTTGCTGAATCAAACCCAACAGATGAtaaacaacagcaacaataGAAATAAGAATAACAAccaagaaaacaataatcTCCAGCAGCAATTTGAACCAAACGGATCTGAACTTCATTTGGAGCTAGGTGCTAGCCCACAGTTTGCAGTTCATCTCTTTTCAGCAAACTCTGCGAATTCCAATCAGTGGTCAATATGTGAAGATTTTAGCGAAGGCCAACAGGTTGCCAATGCCTTTATGGGACCCGGTGGCACAGGCCAGCCCCATATTCtaaatgatgatattggTAGATTGACTTATCTAAATACCTTGATTGCCgcaatgaagaaaaacacaaaaGCAGAAGAGCAAACAGTTATTCGAAGCCAGTCAGTTGACTTTGGAACAACCGTCCAGCCCAATTACATACCAACAAATATGAATCATTCCGTTTCTCAGTCTATGAATATGATAAATCCGTCCACTTCTCCAATGAATAAATCGACCAATAATTCCACACCGGGTAGCGTTAGCTTAATTCCGAATTATACTGGCTTTTCTCATCAGCCAAGTCATTTGAGCCTATCAACTGGAACGTGTGAAGATTCAAATGCCAGCCATAGAATGATGATAAACGATAATCTCATTACAAATGATATTTTGTACGGACTGAATTCAGAGGATACGGGAATGGTAGATCACAACGAGAAAATATTTTTACATAATAGCAATAACCACCTTACTCTGGATGGTCTCTTCACTCCCGGAGGAGCCGATAGCGATTTAGGAGATTCTAAAGTAGTGTCTAATGATCTTGATTTATTCAATCAACGTGATAATTCATTAAATACGGGGAACAGGGAAATGAGTAATCATATGGGCGTTAAAGCCACTGATTCAATGAAGCAGCAAAATTCTGAAATCGATGATGCAATAGGTATGGATATGGGAATGCAACTGGAAATCGAAATGGTTGGGGGAAACAATCCCAAATTTAATACAGATGAGGACAAACATAATGATAATAGAAAcaatggtgatgaaaaaaatatgtcAGAATTTTTCTTAAACGATGACCCAAATATCGATGGGTTTGATGGTCTAGTAAACTACTGACTTAGTCAAACTGTCTAAATTATTTATACGGTACTTTTCAGCTGTAACCAAGTGCTGTAATTTACATTGTATATCCTGCCTTTAATATGAAATGGGTGTAATTTTTGAGGTTAACGCGACATTTTGCATTACAAATTTCCATATAGGCGTGCTTCATCATTTGATGTAGTCATcacttttcctttttctgAAAACTGACGCAGGCAGGTTAATCGGTGGAATGTCAGTGCGAGATCACGTCAGAGATGAGAGTGAAGAACAGGGGCGTTCAAAACGTGtgagaagaaatcaaagcaAGGTGCTTTCGCCACAAGATGAGCATTATGAGAGCGAGAGTAGAagtgaaaatgagaatgagaatgaaggagaggaagaaggagaagaaggagaggaagaagaagaagaatcaTCTAGCGGGGAAGAAGAATCAAGCGATAACGAGGAATCTCTCAAGCTGC
The window above is part of the Pichia kudriavzevii chromosome 1, complete sequence genome. Proteins encoded here:
- a CDS encoding uncharacterized protein (PKUD0A08850; similar to Saccharomyces cerevisiae YHR144C (DCD1); ancestral locus Anc_2.84); its protein translation is MLIGLEGTFGSGGEDVVRIFTQKLKFKLLYLESIVSCDDESIQVHDLTIFKRFQDPESLLNYVTANWRENLLICNLRALSNLEMFLKRPFFMLITIDSSINLKFKRVSNKYPSWTLEKVCEESDKLQLNPKYCSIQDKAKLKLINNTLDTQILYDNLQKLDLTNPERLRPHWDSYFMHFADLAAMRSNCMKRRVGCVIVKDNRVVATGYNGTPRGAKNCNEGGCNRCNHPAESGSSSGVALSTCLCLHAEENALLEAGRRRVEENSILYCNTCPCLTCTIKIVQVGITEVVYSQSYSMDEFSEKVFREAGIKFRQFIPPTYGTIVIQ
- a CDS encoding uncharacterized protein (PKUD0A08870; similar to Saccharomyces cerevisiae YDL106C (PHO2); ancestral locus Anc_2.337); this translates as MDSLHNDFFFEKTDTEPFLDFMEHGGDGADKNNAVSVDVNANNLAPEATVGHKNNMSFGEERPPVNDMQGNDESFNMGVNLMNMNMNMEMNMVVPSSLNNNANMNSISPVNMSDLGMYLNSVHDVSFGLGDQNGNMKSASNVDGGINIENTHESNTMSMKDIHFSQNYTDSKGGQKDKTGSFGLDCNNNPSNNQNNNEAKESNNGITPFASKSSPRKSIDKRRSSIEDSTSQQKRSRASGEMLDYLMSEFAKHPNPSAQTRKEISVKTGMPERSVRIWFQNRRAKARKMVKLNQKDPQNSQLIQHMGQNLNSNLGTETQNISSRSSFSNISPLDGPRNYPDNPGSNPINSYDHHNNSEKNNDYNNQQQDMTSALNKMNNLPLEIKGKYYLIECKGLSVGTWQRIRAGYVKTDSLDRLNNLSPKVISEIMKSTDLIVILSKKDQELNYFFSGSFNNERVLFRIFYPVMSILKCSLLNQTQQMINNSNNRNKNNNQENNNLQQQFEPNGSELHLELGASPQFAVHLFSANSANSNQWSICEDFSEGQQVANAFMGPGGTGQPHILNDDIGRLTYLNTLIAAMKKNTKAEEQTVIRSQSVDFGTTVQPNYIPTNMNHSVSQSMNMINPSTSPMNKSTNNSTPGSVSLIPNYTGFSHQPSHLSLSTGTCEDSNASHRMMINDNLITNDILYGLNSEDTGMVDHNEKIFLHNSNNHLTLDGLFTPGGADSDLGDSKVVSNDLDLFNQRDNSLNTGNREMSNHMGVKATDSMKQQNSEIDDAIGMDMGMQLEIEMVGGNNPKFNTDEDKHNDNRNNGDEKNMSEFFLNDDPNIDGFDGLVNY
- a CDS encoding uncharacterized protein (PKUD0A08840; similar to Saccharomyces cerevisiae YJL049W; ancestral locus Anc_1.334); this translates as MIYIQQLYRSNKEFRDSRLNSLFSDFSGLKESNPEGYMANLNAWKHFLSSVFNHGEMLSFNYTFLKKMLLYRTSRRDYLPEGLYIVLNDMINNDKSLILESTLNMHNESQRPGILLMLKNAFFGTNIIDVRNKQTSVETLLSVEVLENKCKVIKEKLFPILDSDALNLDHLRSILTESNIDISKHDLLLCLQYLQRDFDKLEISNDIVVMKNGDARREDESGEVVYEDLKHISDLSYTIYKLQKYGNEKIQEVSDIDKKLKKSLHEKNLIVAKTQLKLKKLHEIQINKTLNSLENLHTLKIKVEDAQNNLLISKVWKENTNVMKLLNQKAEVSDETFDELYREIQQTDHISNKLGIKFADPEDEAIDKELAELESQVISDNKRGEEQEIEEIQKKLDSLKLPTSKPLGEKGTQTANQKQQEVNEGGKKEDIETNKEAVLN
- a CDS encoding uncharacterized protein (PKUD0A08860), with translation MEDLAITRESANIGNKQIQQSKDGQLCIQVKNGLVILNPKDNQPTKPKSLSDIFNVTKCNKTLKMRENFLKDVVHEGFAEISQGKTQLNPLDNINVNQISISDSGVSHNLECVYAMVNDTYNCLLFEFKRNGGVQQICLINEEIAGFEGIDSSKILSEEEIRRLRINHFQWFKGIRFSLRKDPVWPLVGSSCFFCFSESEEQWVYRFNCITSAIERVCPFKIDLDVSKKECVLYCELSDWRKSEKEGFDLYFDFIMMTSLNNIIRKKCYLSSEDGSIYVSELEDTLEFENMIVNYKLLSSQDGGLFMAVLFRNSLEFYKFDSEDNEVVVLLENLAIIDNMINFSDEDGVETLILTNGLGEMIYVRFSLDKFKCVHQEKLNYFNEINLTSATENVPFFRKINEITKKGSYTIASMEMDPTGKFIYMMYDLVDLQTNFEFSIPPSRKDRLLFTIIKSKERVEIDFQKSDEFNSIVSSPLYWRLLTIFTNCETTPGAEDCMELDSVEMELGSQLADSGYSLVDTLILNQTIDKKRVEFGCVGDVSSPAFGKHKKTIQEVIARYVISKVEANALMIDDDEDMFMYMQCCAFMGEKPKSTRVCKMNVSGTKLVESFDDTTVADNGDIVSLEGHQWKVCDFTMLPILAPTKRECSQCGCVSLRERRKLAEKSPRWCVLSVGRQCLFCGGRFL
- a CDS encoding uncharacterized protein (PKUD0A08830; similar to Saccharomyces cerevisiae YBR272C (HSM3); ancestral locus Anc_1.333), whose translation is MTISDPIIQTFDNHLDELFMDPYLEPNYRLIEDLEDKLRYEKQITQDPSLLQKLAPAILRIINSDQTTSETKRYATRILDIVLPYYTFSQIAEIFNEDLMLRAFQGKDYLKCVLAKVIQKAEPSKIVYGPLFLQLFKTFAEPNLDIATVDAVQKAIVALTLKSDEIRQKFLNDPQIAEILNQMKDDTVIRAREMDLICEVLHVIPTFSDSFYLVSEEDIAKSGDILFYQFCLTTWVKLLCLVYEYDNVGFLTEKLKPQFDFCCRVFTHRETLLANEEFLDFEELGTTELMISYSYIAPSVFKELEEKYHMVDHAIKTYQKDPKSLTFISKVNTLFLRDKYELYAKFSMSHPFIELFCSLVEDTYIFRDRLIPTYFPNKGFQNLVFEDIFRLFKTLSLTPERIEKMVTIWPLIIEKVINSDINNSILVDTYDLELHLRSLLSCGVPLGNLEDSVREKLDVLKGKVLPSVEEPLTELH